Proteins encoded together in one Anticarsia gemmatalis isolate Benzon Research Colony breed Stoneville strain chromosome 1, ilAntGemm2 primary, whole genome shotgun sequence window:
- the LOC142987547 gene encoding uncharacterized protein LOC142987547 — protein sequence MLSSERSQYAGNMETMRCCIVLCLILGFSDASERVRRGYGAGGGGGGGGGGGGGFGYGGGSGGGFGFGGGSSADISGSIEEIGEGIGGLFGKFSSGLSSLGKAAGGFSGSFGAGNEKTIVTKSEDGNSGGFAFTGSSGKGGYGGGGGYSHGGSGGGGGYGGGFGSGSGGGGGLGGGSGGHGGAGGSGGLNFGFGASGSGGSSYGTSGSGGSGGGYGGGHGGGGGSGHGKGIGGLLIGFGGSGSGGSGFGASGSGGAGGSGHGSGGGHGAGFGGGSGGGYGGGAGGGKDHGSGSAGSASEFAISFGGSGSGGSGGGGHGGNGGHGGSGGHGAGIGGGSGGGYGGGSGGGYGGGAGGGKGHGGGSVSASNDFAISFGGSGSGGSSGSGHGGSGGHGAGISGGSGGGYGSGSGGGYGGGAGGNKGHGDGSVGASNDFAISFGSSGSGGSSGSSHGNSGGHGAGSGGGSGGGYGGGAGGGKGHGSGSVGSSSDFAISFGGSGSGGSSGGGHGGSHGSSGGHGAGIGGGSSGGYGGGAGGGKGHGSGSGGAIGGIGSDFLISFGGLTSGGAGGSGHGGSHGSSGDHGAGIGGGSGGGYGGGSGGGYGGGKGQGSGSSGANIGSGSDFAISFGAGGSGGSSGGGHGHSAGGHTSSGGGSAGGFSGGAGGGSGGGYGGGAGGGYGGGAGGGKGQGSGAGGASGGLSNEFAISFGGGSSGGGHGGGGGTGFGGGSGGGYGGGAGGGKGHGGGSSGGSGGIGSDFLISFGGAGGSSGGGHSGGGHGAGGGSGGGYGGGAGGGSGGGGHGGSGGGFGLSFGAGTSGSGGYGGSGGHGGSGGGYGGSSGGGGHGGNGGGYGGIGGGFGASGSSGAYSDASSSANAQGGAGGSGGCTSGCGGSGGYGSKASASASASASASASSYG from the exons ATGTTATCTAGTGAGCGCAGTCAGTACGCAGGAAACATGGAGACGATGCGTTGTTGCATCGTCCTGTGCCTCATATTAGGCTTTAGTGATGCATCag aacgCGTTCGTCGCGGTTATGGTGCAGGGGGtggaggcggcggcggcggtggagGAGGTGGTGGCTTCGGCTACGGTGGAGGCTCTGGCGGCGGGTTTGGCTTCGGAGGAGGATCTAGTGCCGACATTAGCGGAAGCATTGAAGAAATCGGTGAAGGAATCGGCGGCCTGTTCGGAAAATTCTCGTCTGGCCTCAGCAGTTTAGGAAAAGCTGCCGGTGGCTTCAGCGGGAGCTTCGGCGCTGGAAATGAAAAGACAATTGTCACAAAATCCGAAGATGGAAATTCTGGTGGATTCGCCTTCACCGGTTCCTCTGGCAAAGGAGGTTACGGCGGTGGTGGCGGATACAGCCATGGTGGAAGTGGGGGCGGGGGTGGATACGGAGGCGGCTTCGGCAGTGGGTCTGGAGGCGGCGGCGGTCTAGGAGGAGGCTCCGGAGGCCACGGTGGCGCTGGTGGCAGCGGTGGACTCAACTTTGGATTCGGAGCCAGTGGAAGCGGCGGTAGTAGTTATGGAACCAGTGGTTCAGGTGGCAGTGGCGGTGGATACGGAGGCGGACACGGTGGAGGCGGTGGATCTGGCCACGGGAAAGGAATAGGAGGTCTCCTTATTGGATTTGGAGGAAGTGGAAGTGGAGGCAGTGGGTTCGGTGCCAGTGGCAGCGGCGGTGCTGGAGGCAGTGGTCATGGAAGTGGCGGAGGACATGGAGCAGGCTTTGGCGGAGGCTCCGGCGGTGGATACGGTGGAGGCGCCGGAGGTGGTAAAGACCATGGAAGTGGCTCCGCCGGGTCAGCAAGTGAATTCGCGATTAGTTTTGGAGGAAGTGGAAGTGGAGGCTCAGGCGGTGGTGGCCACGGAGGCAACGGTGGTCACGGAGGCAGTGGTGGCCATGGAGCCGGCATTGGTGGTGGCTCCGGAGGTGGATATGGAGGTGGTTCCGGTGGTGGATACGGGGGTGGCGCTGGGGGTGGTAAAGGCCATGGAGGTGGCTCTGTTAGCGCCAGTAATGACTTTGCTATCAGTTTCGGAGGAAGTGGAAGTGGGGGCTCAAGCGGAAGTGGTCACGGAGGCAGTGGTGGCCATGGAGCCGGCATTAGCGGAGGGTCCGGAGGAGGATATGGAAGTGGATCTGGTGGTGGATACGGAGGTGGCGCCGGGGGCAACAAAGGCCATGGAGATGGTTCTGTTGGTGCAAGCAATGACTTCGCGATTAGTTTTGGCAGTAGTGGAAGTGGGGGTTCAAGCGGCAGCAGTCACGGAAACAGTGGCGGACATGGAGCCGGCAGCGGTGGTGGCTCCGGTGGTGGTTATGGAGGAGGCGCTGGAGGCGGTAAAGGCCACGGAAGTGGTTCGGTTGGCAGCAGTAGTGACTTCGCCATCAGTTTTGGAGGTAGTGGAAGTGGTGGTTCAAGTGGTGGTGGCCACGGCGGCAGTCATGGAAGCAGCGGTGGTCACGGAGCAGGCATTGGTGGAGGAAGTAGCGGCGGATACGGCGGAGGTGCCGGAGGTGGCAAAGGCCACGGAAGTGGATCCGGTGGCGCCATTGGAGGAATAGGCAGTGACTTCTTGATCAGTTTCGGTGGCCTCACTAGTGGCGGTGCAGGCGGTAGTGGTCACGGGGGAAGCCATGGAAGTAGTGGTGACCATGGAGCCGGCATCGGCGGCGGCAGCGGCGGTGGATATGGCGGAGGTAGTGGCGGCGGATACGGAGGCGGTAAAGGCCAAGGAAGTGGATCCAGCGGCGCCAATATAGGATCTGGCAGTGACTTTGCGATCAGTTTTGGTGCTGGCGGTAGTGGTGGGTCAAGTGGCGGTGGACATGGACATAGTGCAGGCGGTCATACCAGTAGCGGAGGAGGAAGTGCCGGCGGATTCAGTGGAGGCGCCGGTGGCGGAAGTGGCGGCGGATACGGGGGAGGTGCTGGCGGTGGTTACGGGGGAGGCGCTGGAGGCGGCAAAGGCCAAGGAAGCGGTGCTGGTGGTGCCAGCGGAGGACTAAGTAATGAATTCGCGATCAGTTTTGGAGGTGGTTCAAGCGGCGGTGGTCACGGAGGCGGTGGTGGTACCGGCTTCGGGGGCGGTAGTGGCGGTGGATACGGGGGAGGTGCCGGAGGTGGTAAAGGCCACGGAGGCGGATCAAGCGGCGGTAGCGGAGGAATCGGCAGTGACTTCTTGATCAGTTTTGGAGGTGCTGGCGGTTCAAGCGGCGGTGGTCACAGTGGCGGCGGACATGGAGCTGGTGGAGGAAGCGGCGGTGGATACGGAGGAGGAGCCGGCGGAGGATCTGGCGGCGGAGGTCATGGAGGTAGCGGCGGCGGATTCGGACTAAGCTTTGGTGCAGGTACTAGCGGCAGTGGTGGTTATGGAGGCTCCGGAGGCCACGGAGGTAGCGGTGGTGGATACGGAGGAAGCTCAGGCGGCGGGGGTCACGGAGGTAACGGCGGTGGCTACGGAGGTATAGGCGGTGGATTCGGAGCGTCCGGCAGTAGTGGGGCTTACAGCGATGCGTCGAGTAGCGCTAACGCTCAAGGTGGCGCGGGCGGTTCCGGCGGTTGTACCTCCGGCTGCGGAGGTAGCGGAGGTTATGGTAGCAAAGCTTCAGCCAGCGCATCTGCTTCAGCGTCTGCAAGCGCGAGCTCATACGGTTAA